From the Archangium lipolyticum genome, one window contains:
- a CDS encoding RluA family pseudouridine synthase produces the protein MALNTGYAYREQVGARARGASTLSYLVDAYRHSPEAVWRERLARGEVLLDDVLATGEEFLKAGQWLVWNRPPWEEKETPRDYSLVHEDAAILAVIKPGGLPTVPGGGFLVNTLLSVVRERFPEASPLHRLGRGTSGLVLFARTHDAAAKLSRAWREHEVEKRYRALSLNVATQERYEITAPIGEALHPGMGMVPMATPGGKASRSLARVLQRRAASTLFEVDIQTGRSQQIRIHLAFIGHPLEGDPVYTVGGVPRAEHPGLLGDVGYLLHAERLCFVHPLTGKRLELHASIPRELQVP, from the coding sequence ATGGCACTCAATACGGGCTATGCCTACCGCGAACAAGTGGGCGCGAGGGCACGGGGAGCGAGCACGCTCTCCTATCTGGTCGACGCCTACCGGCACTCTCCAGAGGCGGTGTGGCGGGAGCGGCTCGCGAGGGGAGAGGTCCTGTTGGATGACGTCCTCGCGACGGGCGAGGAGTTCCTGAAAGCCGGCCAGTGGCTCGTGTGGAACCGGCCGCCCTGGGAGGAAAAGGAGACGCCGCGCGACTACTCGCTCGTGCACGAGGACGCGGCGATCCTGGCGGTCATCAAGCCGGGCGGCCTGCCCACGGTGCCGGGCGGAGGGTTCCTCGTGAACACCCTGCTCAGCGTCGTGCGGGAGCGCTTCCCGGAGGCGAGCCCCCTGCATCGGCTGGGACGTGGCACCTCGGGCCTCGTGCTCTTCGCGCGCACGCACGACGCGGCGGCGAAACTGTCCCGCGCCTGGCGCGAGCACGAGGTGGAGAAGCGTTACCGGGCCCTGTCGCTCAACGTGGCCACCCAGGAGCGCTACGAGATCACCGCGCCCATCGGCGAGGCGTTGCATCCCGGCATGGGCATGGTCCCCATGGCGACTCCAGGCGGAAAGGCGTCCCGCAGCCTGGCGCGCGTGCTCCAGCGGCGCGCGGCGAGCACCCTCTTCGAGGTGGACATCCAGACGGGCCGCTCCCAGCAGATCCGAATCCACCTGGCCTTCATCGGGCATCCGCTCGAAGGAGATCCCGTCTACACCGTCGGAGGCGTGCCGCGTGCCGAGCATCCAGGACTGCTCGGGGATGTCGGCTACCTGCTGCACGCGGAGCGGCTGTGCTTCGTGCATCCGCTCACGGGAAAGCGCCTGGAGCTCCACGCCTCCATCCCGCGCGAGCTGCAGGTGCCGTAG